Proteins co-encoded in one Bacillus infantis NRRL B-14911 genomic window:
- a CDS encoding endonuclease Q family protein, with amino-acid sequence MMLQTYYADMHIHIGRTKSGRAVKITGARSLVFSNIIEHARDSKGLDMIGIIDCHSPEVIDEMEELMATGELVQSPEGGLLYGGLAIIPGSELEIYDESCKGPIHVLCYFPNLDVMKEFSLWLKGRLKNIHLSSQRIYASGKELQSQVKAFGGLFIPAHVFTPFKSMYGKGVDRSLEEVFDKDLIDGIELGLSSDTEMADMIHELHQYPFLTNSDAHSLGKIAREYQQIEMAGPSFNEFHLALKREGGRRISANYGLDPQLGKYHQTVCLDCHSPLASGHNGCRKCGSIKQVKGVADRIMELKTAGSAPADRPPYVHQVPLEFIPGLGPKILERLLDHFGTEMDILHRVPKEALEEVIPDKLARLIVKARSGRLSLKAGGGGKYGKVEQE; translated from the coding sequence ATGATGCTTCAAACTTATTATGCCGATATGCACATCCATATCGGCCGGACAAAGTCAGGGCGCGCCGTTAAAATAACGGGGGCCAGATCACTTGTGTTTTCCAATATCATCGAGCATGCAAGGGACAGTAAAGGCCTGGATATGATCGGGATTATTGACTGTCATTCACCAGAGGTAATTGACGAGATGGAAGAACTTATGGCCACGGGCGAGCTTGTGCAATCGCCTGAAGGAGGTCTGCTGTACGGCGGCCTCGCAATCATTCCAGGATCAGAGCTTGAAATCTATGATGAAAGCTGCAAGGGCCCCATCCACGTTCTCTGCTATTTTCCAAACCTTGATGTGATGAAGGAATTCTCTTTGTGGCTGAAAGGCCGCCTTAAAAATATCCATTTAAGCTCACAGCGTATCTATGCATCAGGAAAAGAGCTGCAGTCACAGGTAAAAGCGTTTGGCGGATTATTCATTCCGGCCCATGTCTTTACGCCTTTCAAGAGCATGTATGGAAAAGGTGTCGACCGGTCGCTTGAAGAGGTCTTCGATAAAGATCTTATCGATGGGATCGAGCTGGGCCTGAGTTCGGATACAGAAATGGCTGATATGATTCATGAGCTGCACCAGTACCCTTTCCTTACAAATTCAGATGCTCACTCTCTCGGAAAAATAGCCAGGGAATATCAGCAGATTGAAATGGCCGGGCCTTCATTCAATGAGTTTCATTTAGCCTTGAAAAGAGAGGGAGGGAGAAGGATTTCCGCCAATTACGGACTGGACCCGCAGCTGGGGAAATATCATCAGACAGTTTGTCTGGACTGCCATTCCCCCCTCGCTTCCGGTCATAATGGCTGCCGGAAGTGCGGAAGCATAAAGCAGGTGAAGGGAGTGGCCGATCGGATTATGGAGCTTAAGACAGCTGGGAGTGCACCGGCAGACAGGCCGCCATATGTCCATCAAGTGCCGCTCGAATTCATTCCCGGCCTCGGCCCAAAGATACTGGAAAGGCTGCTGGACCATTTTGGGACTGAAATGGACATACTCCACAGAGTGCCGAAGGAGGCACTGGAAGAGGTCATTCCAGATAAGCTTGCTAGGCTGATCGTCAAAGCGAGGAGCGGCCGGCTTAGCTTGAAAGCAGGCGGCGGAGGGAAGTACGGAAAAGTTGAGCAGGAATAG